From a region of the Desulfurobacteriaceae bacterium genome:
- the hisB gene encoding imidazoleglycerol-phosphate dehydratase HisB: MRKAELKRKTKETDVKISINLDGSGNYNVKTDIPFLTHMLELFSKHGLFDLEVKATGDVEVDHHHLIEDVGIVLGCVIKKALKDKKGINRYGFFTLPMDETLVSCAIDLSGRPYFIYQGFPQNATLNNIEFDLFREFWKSFSFSLECNLHINCHYGLNLHHMAEGTFKCVARALRMAVEIDNRVKGIPSTKETL; the protein is encoded by the coding sequence AAAATCTCAATTAACCTTGATGGAAGTGGAAACTACAACGTAAAAACCGATATACCGTTCCTCACCCATATGCTTGAGCTTTTTTCAAAACACGGACTATTTGATTTAGAAGTAAAAGCTACTGGAGACGTAGAAGTTGATCACCACCACCTTATAGAAGATGTAGGAATAGTACTTGGATGCGTCATAAAAAAGGCACTTAAAGATAAAAAGGGAATAAACAGATACGGGTTCTTTACTCTACCTATGGATGAAACCTTAGTTTCTTGTGCCATAGACCTTTCAGGACGTCCTTACTTTATATATCAAGGTTTCCCTCAAAATGCTACTTTAAATAACATTGAGTTTGATCTTTTTAGAGAGTTTTGGAAGTCTTTCTCTTTCTCCTTAGAGTGTAATCTACATATTAATTGCCATTACGGATTAAACCTTCACCACATGGCAGAAGGAACTTTCAAGTGTGTAGCAAGAGCTCTAAGAATGGCAGTAGAGATTGATAACAGAGTGAAGGGGATTCCATCAACAAAGGAGACGTTATGA
- a CDS encoding nucleotidyltransferase family protein, whose protein sequence is MSNNVLEELRKVKPLLYEKYGVKEILLFGSFARSEGKENSDVDLLVEFKEGFETFRNYMNLKEFLEHLFQRPVDLVIKKSLKPFLKKKVEEEAIHV, encoded by the coding sequence ATGAGTAATAACGTTCTAGAAGAATTAAGAAAAGTTAAACCTTTACTATACGAAAAATATGGAGTCAAAGAAATACTACTATTTGGTTCATTTGCAAGATCTGAAGGAAAGGAAAACAGTGACGTAGATCTACTAGTAGAATTCAAAGAAGGATTTGAAACTTTCAGGAATTACATGAACCTGAAAGAGTTCTTGGAACATCTATTTCAAAGACCGGTAGATCTAGTAATAAAGAAATCACTTAAACCTTTCTTAAAAAAGAAAGTAGAGGAAGAGGCAATTCATGTCTAA
- a CDS encoding HepT-like ribonuclease domain-containing protein — MSKRSVEIYLLDILDEIKRIERFFSSVSSENELKSNELVYYATLKCLENIGEAVKHIPESIKNLYPQVPWKQIV, encoded by the coding sequence ATGTCTAAACGTTCAGTAGAAATTTACCTACTTGATATCCTTGACGAAATAAAACGTATTGAAAGATTTTTTTCTTCTGTTTCTTCTGAAAATGAATTAAAAAGCAACGAACTAGTTTATTATGCAACATTAAAATGTCTTGAAAATATTGGAGAAGCTGTTAAACATATTCCAGAAAGTATTAAAAACCTCTATCCTCAAGTCCCTTGGAAACAAATAGTT